One window of the Mytilus galloprovincialis chromosome 14, xbMytGall1.hap1.1, whole genome shotgun sequence genome contains the following:
- the LOC143059752 gene encoding protocadherin-like protein isoform X2: protein MATVGRQNTQDKDNNDYNNKGVNAVLLNGNRYQFDCCGFISTWEIFARNGAAVPIDVKVQVWEDTGGLLWNLRGENTITATTDDAENVVIIAAPNRIRARKDDFIGFYEPFGSVVTYGGGNNYKTTNFVTDQTSYDWDSIGQGNNRDHAIHAIIVPSQIPVFTNLDDTVAVSNSEVAGTVLFTLTISDGDAEDDSTQLTLSNTVNTGSASTLFEYDSLTLEIKVRAGVSLTPGDHSMTFSITDPCGQSSTGTLTLRVENDPPVITSLATSNNKTISEDLTTETLLHTLEVTEADPFTCQIDSTLVPFVIKTISGSSKYGIFLSAGASMDYDTQNAYVLDLSCTDTYDVTTGIYTVYLKRNNPPIINGLPLAIDVQEDSVVETTLYTMSVTDPENTAVTCSIPTITPPTTILFHKPSSNFNEFDIVLQSNPNLQYDLVRTFRLDISCTDGRRSDTGVFFVNVLRNKPTVFLNLQNTTTVSSISSYIGQIVFDVEVTDPENDQVQFSMSCVPSTNSPFEIYHSGEILLKRSIEGEFVPAYDCYVEVSDGKTTTGPRSLTVHVLDINYVPVIRNLPLPSPLVVSENSPLAMSVFQVSIQDNDGEDTHTYTMTSSPPDGILYFDIDSATGLVSTSTTTIVDFEAVSSTDYTLTITVTDTKDSATQNLSLTVANVNEPPVYTKKSYVLSVNEGSAGIILPDPGYLYTDEDTGDTHKFSMTCGSNVGYFSISSTTGLITLATDVDVDEAGSAASYTCTVIVSDSVLTDSATLTINVNNINDNTPVFSNNLFTYYLDISYPLNTVFGSAVATDADAGTFGTFAYSIDQTSLGIETFGIQTNGDLYLKNSLTSYGYGASLSFTIQATDTGSLQGTATVFVVIPQTTTTSTTTTNRYITFWEYPANPAWVVILSVLGVFILCLPCFMVWKNKGSCTYKGRTDDYKERIREPSEVYENKEDMTKQRKFNLRWKPWMWFERS, encoded by the exons ATGGCTACTGTTGGTAGACAGAATACACAGGACAAAGACAATAATGATTATAACAATAAAGGAG TGAATGCTGTTCTGCTTAATGGCAACCGATACCAGTTTGATTGCTGTGGCTTTATTTCAACATGGGAAATATTTGCCAGAAATGGGGCAGCTGTTCCAATTGACGTAAAAGTACAGGTTTGGGAAGATACAGGAGGACTTTTGTGGAATCTTCGCGGAGAAAACACAATCACTGCAACCA CTGATGATGCTGAAAATGTAGTAATAATAGCAGCCCCCAATAGGATTCGTGCAAGAAAAGACGATTTCATAGGCTT TTATGAACCTTTTGGGTCTGTGGTCACATATGGAGGTGGAAACAACTACAAGACAACAAACTTTGTCACAGATCAAACATCGTATGATTGGGATTCAATAGGTCAAGGAAACAACAGGGATCATGCGATTCATGCCATTATAGTTCCAA GTCAGATTCCAGTGTTCACGAACTTAGACGATACTGTAGCAGTGAGTAACAGTGAAGTAGCAGGAACTGTATTGTTTACCCTTACCATTAGTGATGGAGATGCTGAGGATGATTCTACACAATTAACTTTATCAAACACAGTCAACACGGGATCTGCTTCAACTTTGTTTGAATATGATTCTCTTACAT TAGAAATCAAAGTGAGGGCTGGTGTTTCTCTGACTCCTGGAGATCACTCAATGACATTCAGTATTACAGATCCATGTGGACAGTCTTCAACAGGAACACTGACTTTACGAGTAGAAAATGAT CCACCAGTGATAACGAGTCTAGCTACAAGTAATAATAAAACTATATCCGAGGATCTGACAACAGAGACTTTACTACATACTCTCGAAGTCACTGAGGCGGACCCTTTCACATGTCAGATAGATTCTACCTTAGTTCCATTTGTCATCAAAACTATATCTGGATCTTCCA AATATGGAATTTTCCTATCAGCTGGTGCATCCATGGATTATGACACACAAAATGCCTACGTTTTAGATTTATCGTGTACTGATACTTATGATGTCACAACAGGAATATATACAGTCTATCTTAAAAGGAACAAT CCACCTATTATTAATGGACTACCTTTAGCAATAGATGTACAAGAGGACAGTGTTGTAGAAACCACTCTTTACACCATGTCTGTTACAGACCCAGAAAACACTGCTGTAACATGTTCTATTCCTACAATTACACCACCAACAACTATACTATTCCATAAGCCATCTTCAAACTTTAACG AATTTGACATAGTTTTGCAGTCGAATCCCAATCTTCAGTACGATTTAGTAAGAACTTTCCGACTTGATATATCATGCACAGACGGAAGACGAAGCGACACTGGTGTCTTCTTTGTGAATGTTCTTCGAAACAAACCCACTGTATTTTTAAATCTGCAGA acaCAACCACAGTGTCCAGCATATCATCATATATTGGACAAATAGTATTTGATGTAGAAGTAACTGACCCAGAGAATGACCAAGTTCAGTTTTCCATGTCATGTGTGCCGTCTACCAACTCTCCGTTTGAAATATACCACT ctggtgaaatattgttaaaaaggtCCATTGAAGGGGAATTCGTACCAGCCTATGATTGTTATGTTGAAGTCAGCGATGGAAAGACCACAACAGGTCCTAGGTCATTGACAGTTCACGTTTTAG atataaaTTATGTTCCCGTGATAAGAAACCTGCCTCTTCCTTCACCTTTAGTAGTGTCTGAGAATTCGCCTCTAGCCATGAGTGTATTCCAAGTATCCATACAAGACAACGACGGAGAGGATACTCATACATATACTATGACATCATCACCACCTGATGGcattttgtattttgatattgATTCTGCAA CTGGACTTGTGAGTACTTCAACAACAACTATTGTAGATTTTGAGGCCGTATCATCAACAGATTATACGTTAACAATAACTGTCACTGACACGAAAGACTCTGCTACACAGAATCTATCTCTTACCGTTGCCAATGTAAACGAACCTCCAGTGTATACAAAGAAGTCGTATGTACTAAGTGTCAATGAAGGTTCG gcaGGTATTATACTTCCTGATCCTGGATATTTGTATACAGACGAGGATACAGGCGACACACACAAGTTTTCAATGACTTGTGGATCAAACGTTGGCTATTTTTCTATTTCTTCCACCACAGGACTTATAACCCTCGCTACAGATGTCGATGTTGATGAAGCCGGCTCTGCTGCTTCTTATACCTGCACCGTGATAGTATCAGATAGTGTCCTAACTGATAGCGCCACTTTAAcaatcaatgtaaacaatataaacGACAACACTCCAGTATTCTCCAATAATTTATTCACTTACTATTTGGACATCAGTTATCCTTTAAACACTGTTTTTGGTTCTGCTGTCGCCACTGATGCCGATGCTGGAACGTTTG GAACATTTGCTTATAGTATTGACCAGACTTCTTTAGGAATAGAAACATTTGGGATACAGACAAATGGGGACCTATACTTAAAAAATTCCTTAACTAGTTATGGATATGGTGCAAGTCTGAGCTTTACCATACAGGCAACTGATACCGGAAGTCTTCAAGGAACGGCCACGGTTTTTGTTGTAATACCACAAACAACAACTACATCGACAACAACAACGAATCGGTATATCACGTTCTGGGAATATCCTGCAAATCCAGCTTGGGTTGTTATTCTCAGTGTTCTTGGGGTTTTCATTTTGTGTCTACCATGTTTTATGGTCTGGAAAAACAAGGGATCTTGTACATATAAAGGAAG aaCTGATGATTACAAGGAGAGAATACGAGAACCAAGCGAAG TGTATGAAAATAAAGAGGACATGACGAAACAGAGAAAGTTTAATCTAAGATGGAAGCCATGGATGTGGTTTGAGCGAAGTTAA
- the LOC143059752 gene encoding protocadherin-like protein isoform X1 has product MIIFLLVFLLCFCSGIKTINGQPCTVMATVGRQNTQDKDNNDYNNKGVNAVLLNGNRYQFDCCGFISTWEIFARNGAAVPIDVKVQVWEDTGGLLWNLRGENTITATTDDAENVVIIAAPNRIRARKDDFIGFYEPFGSVVTYGGGNNYKTTNFVTDQTSYDWDSIGQGNNRDHAIHAIIVPSQIPVFTNLDDTVAVSNSEVAGTVLFTLTISDGDAEDDSTQLTLSNTVNTGSASTLFEYDSLTLEIKVRAGVSLTPGDHSMTFSITDPCGQSSTGTLTLRVENDPPVITSLATSNNKTISEDLTTETLLHTLEVTEADPFTCQIDSTLVPFVIKTISGSSKYGIFLSAGASMDYDTQNAYVLDLSCTDTYDVTTGIYTVYLKRNNPPIINGLPLAIDVQEDSVVETTLYTMSVTDPENTAVTCSIPTITPPTTILFHKPSSNFNEFDIVLQSNPNLQYDLVRTFRLDISCTDGRRSDTGVFFVNVLRNKPTVFLNLQNTTTVSSISSYIGQIVFDVEVTDPENDQVQFSMSCVPSTNSPFEIYHSGEILLKRSIEGEFVPAYDCYVEVSDGKTTTGPRSLTVHVLDINYVPVIRNLPLPSPLVVSENSPLAMSVFQVSIQDNDGEDTHTYTMTSSPPDGILYFDIDSATGLVSTSTTTIVDFEAVSSTDYTLTITVTDTKDSATQNLSLTVANVNEPPVYTKKSYVLSVNEGSAGIILPDPGYLYTDEDTGDTHKFSMTCGSNVGYFSISSTTGLITLATDVDVDEAGSAASYTCTVIVSDSVLTDSATLTINVNNINDNTPVFSNNLFTYYLDISYPLNTVFGSAVATDADAGTFGTFAYSIDQTSLGIETFGIQTNGDLYLKNSLTSYGYGASLSFTIQATDTGSLQGTATVFVVIPQTTTTSTTTTNRYITFWEYPANPAWVVILSVLGVFILCLPCFMVWKNKGSCTYKGRTDDYKERIREPSEVYENKEDMTKQRKFNLRWKPWMWFERS; this is encoded by the exons GACAACCATGTACGGTAATGGCTACTGTTGGTAGACAGAATACACAGGACAAAGACAATAATGATTATAACAATAAAGGAG TGAATGCTGTTCTGCTTAATGGCAACCGATACCAGTTTGATTGCTGTGGCTTTATTTCAACATGGGAAATATTTGCCAGAAATGGGGCAGCTGTTCCAATTGACGTAAAAGTACAGGTTTGGGAAGATACAGGAGGACTTTTGTGGAATCTTCGCGGAGAAAACACAATCACTGCAACCA CTGATGATGCTGAAAATGTAGTAATAATAGCAGCCCCCAATAGGATTCGTGCAAGAAAAGACGATTTCATAGGCTT TTATGAACCTTTTGGGTCTGTGGTCACATATGGAGGTGGAAACAACTACAAGACAACAAACTTTGTCACAGATCAAACATCGTATGATTGGGATTCAATAGGTCAAGGAAACAACAGGGATCATGCGATTCATGCCATTATAGTTCCAA GTCAGATTCCAGTGTTCACGAACTTAGACGATACTGTAGCAGTGAGTAACAGTGAAGTAGCAGGAACTGTATTGTTTACCCTTACCATTAGTGATGGAGATGCTGAGGATGATTCTACACAATTAACTTTATCAAACACAGTCAACACGGGATCTGCTTCAACTTTGTTTGAATATGATTCTCTTACAT TAGAAATCAAAGTGAGGGCTGGTGTTTCTCTGACTCCTGGAGATCACTCAATGACATTCAGTATTACAGATCCATGTGGACAGTCTTCAACAGGAACACTGACTTTACGAGTAGAAAATGAT CCACCAGTGATAACGAGTCTAGCTACAAGTAATAATAAAACTATATCCGAGGATCTGACAACAGAGACTTTACTACATACTCTCGAAGTCACTGAGGCGGACCCTTTCACATGTCAGATAGATTCTACCTTAGTTCCATTTGTCATCAAAACTATATCTGGATCTTCCA AATATGGAATTTTCCTATCAGCTGGTGCATCCATGGATTATGACACACAAAATGCCTACGTTTTAGATTTATCGTGTACTGATACTTATGATGTCACAACAGGAATATATACAGTCTATCTTAAAAGGAACAAT CCACCTATTATTAATGGACTACCTTTAGCAATAGATGTACAAGAGGACAGTGTTGTAGAAACCACTCTTTACACCATGTCTGTTACAGACCCAGAAAACACTGCTGTAACATGTTCTATTCCTACAATTACACCACCAACAACTATACTATTCCATAAGCCATCTTCAAACTTTAACG AATTTGACATAGTTTTGCAGTCGAATCCCAATCTTCAGTACGATTTAGTAAGAACTTTCCGACTTGATATATCATGCACAGACGGAAGACGAAGCGACACTGGTGTCTTCTTTGTGAATGTTCTTCGAAACAAACCCACTGTATTTTTAAATCTGCAGA acaCAACCACAGTGTCCAGCATATCATCATATATTGGACAAATAGTATTTGATGTAGAAGTAACTGACCCAGAGAATGACCAAGTTCAGTTTTCCATGTCATGTGTGCCGTCTACCAACTCTCCGTTTGAAATATACCACT ctggtgaaatattgttaaaaaggtCCATTGAAGGGGAATTCGTACCAGCCTATGATTGTTATGTTGAAGTCAGCGATGGAAAGACCACAACAGGTCCTAGGTCATTGACAGTTCACGTTTTAG atataaaTTATGTTCCCGTGATAAGAAACCTGCCTCTTCCTTCACCTTTAGTAGTGTCTGAGAATTCGCCTCTAGCCATGAGTGTATTCCAAGTATCCATACAAGACAACGACGGAGAGGATACTCATACATATACTATGACATCATCACCACCTGATGGcattttgtattttgatattgATTCTGCAA CTGGACTTGTGAGTACTTCAACAACAACTATTGTAGATTTTGAGGCCGTATCATCAACAGATTATACGTTAACAATAACTGTCACTGACACGAAAGACTCTGCTACACAGAATCTATCTCTTACCGTTGCCAATGTAAACGAACCTCCAGTGTATACAAAGAAGTCGTATGTACTAAGTGTCAATGAAGGTTCG gcaGGTATTATACTTCCTGATCCTGGATATTTGTATACAGACGAGGATACAGGCGACACACACAAGTTTTCAATGACTTGTGGATCAAACGTTGGCTATTTTTCTATTTCTTCCACCACAGGACTTATAACCCTCGCTACAGATGTCGATGTTGATGAAGCCGGCTCTGCTGCTTCTTATACCTGCACCGTGATAGTATCAGATAGTGTCCTAACTGATAGCGCCACTTTAAcaatcaatgtaaacaatataaacGACAACACTCCAGTATTCTCCAATAATTTATTCACTTACTATTTGGACATCAGTTATCCTTTAAACACTGTTTTTGGTTCTGCTGTCGCCACTGATGCCGATGCTGGAACGTTTG GAACATTTGCTTATAGTATTGACCAGACTTCTTTAGGAATAGAAACATTTGGGATACAGACAAATGGGGACCTATACTTAAAAAATTCCTTAACTAGTTATGGATATGGTGCAAGTCTGAGCTTTACCATACAGGCAACTGATACCGGAAGTCTTCAAGGAACGGCCACGGTTTTTGTTGTAATACCACAAACAACAACTACATCGACAACAACAACGAATCGGTATATCACGTTCTGGGAATATCCTGCAAATCCAGCTTGGGTTGTTATTCTCAGTGTTCTTGGGGTTTTCATTTTGTGTCTACCATGTTTTATGGTCTGGAAAAACAAGGGATCTTGTACATATAAAGGAAG aaCTGATGATTACAAGGAGAGAATACGAGAACCAAGCGAAG TGTATGAAAATAAAGAGGACATGACGAAACAGAGAAAGTTTAATCTAAGATGGAAGCCATGGATGTGGTTTGAGCGAAGTTAA